A genomic stretch from Brevinematales bacterium includes:
- a CDS encoding type II secretion system protein GspG: MFYDLLKSKKAFSLVEILIVLAIIGILLTIAIPNLFKAEEATRKRATEIEMKGIIASIYNYRLSTYSLPKSLNELVKEGYLKSTALYDEWNTEYKFQSIGNKITITSAGPDKKFGTKDDIVLEEIF; encoded by the coding sequence ATGTTTTACGACCTATTAAAGAGTAAAAAAGCCTTCTCTTTAGTTGAAATTTTGATAGTACTAGCAATAATAGGTATACTTCTTACCATAGCAATACCCAACCTCTTCAAAGCAGAAGAAGCAACACGTAAGAGGGCAACCGAAATTGAAATGAAAGGTATAATAGCCTCTATTTACAACTACAGACTCTCAACATACTCTTTACCCAAATCTCTTAATGAACTAGTAAAAGAAGGATACCTAAAATCAACTGCTTTATACGATGAATGGAATACAGAGTATAAGTTTCAAAGTATAGGTAACAAAATAACCATAACGAGTGCAGGTCCCGACAAAAAATTCGGAACCAAAGATGATATAGTATTAGAAGAAATATTCTAG
- the ndk gene encoding nucleoside-diphosphate kinase: MESHRALVIVKPDVVEKRKIGEVISIIEKHFKIVAMKMVKMTEKDVYQFYREHVGKDFFEKLLSFMTSGKSVVLVIEGDNAIQRIREIIGDTDPKLAKPGTIRNMYGENLPRNAIHASDSDTSAKREISFFFENI, translated from the coding sequence ATGGAAAGTCATAGGGCACTCGTAATAGTAAAACCTGATGTTGTTGAAAAAAGAAAAATTGGTGAAGTCATATCGATAATTGAAAAGCATTTTAAAATAGTCGCTATGAAGATGGTAAAGATGACAGAAAAAGATGTATATCAATTTTATAGAGAACATGTTGGTAAAGATTTCTTTGAAAAGCTTTTGTCGTTTATGACATCAGGTAAAAGTGTAGTATTAGTTATCGAAGGAGATAACGCAATACAAAGAATAAGAGAAATAATAGGTGATACCGATCCAAAATTAGCTAAACCTGGAACTATCAGAAATATGTACGGAGAGAACTTACCTAGAAACGCAATACATGCATCAGACTCAGACACATCTGCAAAAAGAGAAATATCATTTTTCTTCGAAAACATTTAA
- a CDS encoding alpha-amylase family glycosyl hydrolase: MSNWLKKRILYQIFPDLFCKDTDSNPSKKYYGGTIKGIISKLDYVKDFGFDAIYLNPIFRSVSSHRYNVLDYFSVDPILGTLEDFDSLVKECHSRDIKLILDIPLNHVSQEHEWFKSVVNNDNSPYSNYFILTEDGYNKWRGSDLVELNLDNPEVIEKLITSPNGVLKFWIDRDIDGIRLDCANDLGMNITNIIRQKSHEWNRDILVMGEVFNFASEWSRVLDSIQSYYLTGLLFSLVKDEISVQTFSNGIDYLVREFDYEVLLNSLNILSSHDTSRILDIVDNIDVYRILIAVQFTFPGVPVVLYGEEIGMKTRKMNEESSRNPMEWDESKWNKNIMNLYKQFISLRRYRKELQEGKFKNITSLVDYELIGYLRFTDKREEFSIVLINPNDKFIEKRVFIPYSHFHDALKMVDYLSGEEFLCEISSIKVKLAPYQVAILCPNWKYIKGYSFYKRQ, translated from the coding sequence ATGTCTAACTGGTTAAAAAAAAGGATACTTTATCAGATTTTCCCTGATTTATTCTGTAAAGATACTGATTCTAATCCTTCTAAAAAGTATTATGGGGGGACGATTAAGGGTATAATATCTAAGCTTGACTATGTAAAGGATTTTGGCTTTGATGCAATATATCTTAACCCTATATTTAGATCTGTTAGCAGTCATAGGTATAATGTGCTTGATTATTTTAGTGTTGATCCAATTTTGGGTACTTTAGAAGATTTTGATAGCCTTGTTAAGGAATGTCATAGTAGAGATATTAAGTTGATACTTGATATTCCACTGAACCACGTATCCCAGGAACATGAATGGTTTAAATCTGTAGTTAATAATGATAACTCTCCGTATAGTAATTATTTTATACTTACTGAGGATGGATATAATAAGTGGCGTGGTAGTGATTTGGTTGAACTTAACCTTGATAATCCTGAGGTTATTGAAAAACTTATAACATCTCCTAATGGTGTCTTGAAGTTTTGGATAGATAGGGATATAGATGGAATTAGGCTTGACTGTGCTAATGATTTAGGAATGAATATTACAAACATTATTAGGCAAAAATCTCATGAGTGGAATAGAGACATTCTTGTTATGGGTGAAGTTTTTAATTTTGCTTCTGAGTGGAGTAGAGTTTTGGATTCAATCCAAAGTTATTATCTAACAGGGTTACTTTTTAGTTTGGTTAAAGATGAAATATCTGTACAAACTTTCTCAAATGGTATTGATTACTTGGTAAGAGAATTTGACTATGAAGTTTTACTTAACTCTCTAAATATACTTTCTTCTCATGACACTTCTAGAATATTGGATATAGTTGATAATATTGATGTTTATAGGATATTGATAGCTGTACAATTTACATTTCCTGGGGTTCCTGTTGTATTGTATGGTGAAGAGATAGGGATGAAGACTAGGAAGATGAATGAAGAGAGTTCAAGAAATCCAATGGAATGGGATGAAAGTAAATGGAACAAGAACATTATGAATTTGTATAAGCAATTTATATCTTTAAGGAGATATAGAAAAGAGTTACAAGAAGGTAAATTCAAAAATATAACTAGTCTTGTTGATTATGAGTTGATTGGATACTTGAGATTTACTGATAAAAGAGAGGAATTTTCAATAGTTTTGATTAATCCGAATGATAAGTTTATTGAAAAAAGAGTTTTTATCCCATACTCTCATTTTCATGATGCTTTAAAGATGGTTGATTATCTATCGGGTGAAGAATTTTTATGTGAGATAAGTTCAATAAAGGTAAAGCTCGCTCCATACCAGGTTGCAATATTATGTCCTAATTGGAAGTATATAAAAGGGTATTCTTTCTATAAGAGGCAATAG
- a CDS encoding ABC transporter ATP-binding protein translates to MNNSIILEVVNISKYFGGIRALSNVSFAVEEGKIVSIIGPNGAGKTTVFNIISGFYKPDTGRIIFQNRDITNIRVYDCSRIGISRTFQNIRLFYNMTVLENVMVGRHVRSKSGLASFFDAVLRTKDFHVTEREIQEKSIEYIKMLGLESYMNTLAKNLPYGLQRRLEIARALATEPKLLLLDEPTAGMTYKEVNEIMEIISRIRELGVTILLIEHQMMLVMGISDKIVVLDHGEKIAEGKPEEIKNNRKVIDAYLGIEEEKEYV, encoded by the coding sequence ATGAATAACAGTATAATACTGGAGGTTGTAAACATTTCTAAATATTTTGGTGGTATAAGGGCTTTAAGTAATGTTTCATTTGCTGTTGAAGAAGGCAAAATTGTTTCGATAATAGGGCCGAATGGTGCTGGAAAGACGACTGTTTTTAACATAATATCTGGGTTTTATAAGCCCGATACTGGTAGAATTATTTTTCAAAACAGAGATATTACAAATATAAGGGTTTATGATTGTTCAAGAATTGGTATTTCTAGGACATTTCAGAACATAAGACTTTTTTACAATATGACTGTACTTGAAAATGTAATGGTTGGAAGGCATGTGAGGAGTAAATCTGGGCTTGCTTCATTTTTTGATGCGGTTTTGAGAACGAAAGATTTTCATGTTACGGAGAGAGAAATACAAGAAAAGTCAATTGAGTATATAAAGATGTTAGGACTTGAAAGCTATATGAATACTCTTGCTAAGAATTTACCTTATGGGTTGCAAAGACGTTTGGAGATAGCGAGAGCATTAGCAACCGAACCTAAACTGCTTTTACTTGATGAACCAACAGCAGGTATGACATACAAAGAGGTTAATGAGATAATGGAAATAATATCTAGGATAAGAGAATTAGGAGTAACTATATTACTTATAGAGCATCAAATGATGTTAGTTATGGGAATCTCAGATAAGATAGTAGTACTTGATCATGGTGAGAAAATAGCAGAAGGAAAACCTGAAGAAATAAAAAACAATAGAAAAGTTATTGATGCATACCTAGGCATTGAGGAAGAAAAAGAATATGTCTAA